The genomic region ATCTGCTGCCTTTGGGCGAACCGCTGCTGCTCGAGCTGCGGCTGGACGAAGGCGTAATAGCTGGGAAGGCCGACGCTGCTCTCCTGGATGTCGAGGGCCAGATAGGGGCTCAGGTTGGAACCCGCGCGATAGTCGGTGAACGGCTTGCTCGCCGGGGCGGTTTGCACCGCTTGGGACGCGGCGGGGGCGACTGATCCCGCTTTGGGGGCGGGACGATACTGCGCTCGGCCGCGGCTGAAATAATCCAGCGCCGGGTTGCTGGCGCCGCTGAGTCGCTGATAGGCGCCGGGTCGGGGGGCGTGCGTGACGGGCGAAACCCCCGCCGCAGCCGCCGCGCCCGAGGTCTGGGCTCGCGCCGCCGTCGGCCCGCTGGCCAGGACCGCCGCCGCGACGCACATCGCCCCGCAGGTCGCCCATCGCTTCGTCATATTCAGCCCGCTTTCGCCGCAAACCGGAAGAGACATCGAGACCAGCGGCCAAGAGGCTCGCCCCGCGCGGACCCTCGTCCCCGCGTCGCGACCGCTCGGCACATCTTTCCCAATCGGCAAACGCGCGTCGACGGCGTGAACAGAAAGGCTAAGATAGCGGGCTAGCGAGGGCGGAGCGGCGAGCGGTCCGAGCCCGGGACGCTGGCAGAGCTAGCGCACTGCCGGCGACCGACCGCGACCTGTCGCCTCGCCGTCCCCCCCTCTGACTTCCGGCCACTCGCCCCTAACCCCCCGCATTGCATGATCACCGTCGGCATGAATTACGTCGTCATCGAGGGCAAGCAGGCCGACTTCGAGGAGAAGTTCGCCGCGGTCATCGACGCCCTGAACGCCGCCCCCGGGCACGCCAGCTCGACGCTGTGGAAAGACGTCGCCAACGGCGCCAGCTACCTGATCACCAGCGAATGGAACGACGAACAAGCGTTCCGCGACTTCGTCACCAGCGACGCCTTCCGCGCCGTCACCAACTGGGGCAAGGAACAAATCCTCGCCGGAAGGCCGAGCCACAAGGTGTACAAGAGCTGACGCGCTGCAGCGCCGCTGACGCCTCGCCGCGCGAGGTGCAAAACCACTGAAAATTCGGAGCAAAAACTCCCGGCGGGGATGCGGTTGGATTGTTCTAACTGCATGCACGCCAACGAGTTGCCGCGAAACCACATGGCCGGCGGGCGCCCATTCTGCAAGCAAAACTCCCCGCGACGAGCAAAACCCGCCGCGGGCCTCGCCGGCGATCGCAACGCGCGGTCCGGCGCCTTCGTACTCTGCGAAGGCCCGGCTCAATTTCTGCGAACACTTCGGGAGGCTACGGGGCAAGCCCGCTAGCTGGAGTACGTCCAGGAACCGAAAACGTGGCTGATCCGGAAACCGCCGCTAGGCCCACCGTGATCGCCCCCAGTATCTTGGGGGCGAAAACCGGTCTCCAGTATTCCGGCGGCATTTCCCTATCTCAGGGACTTCGCAATCTCGCTGACGGGGGCGTATCCGTCCGACGCAAGCCTAGCCAAGACGACAGGCTCGCGGAATTCAGGGTGTCGCCGCATGATTTGGACAACATATAACCGCACCCACCAGTGTTCGTGCGAGCCTAGCTTGCTTAGCTCATTCTTTGCGTCTGGCAATGCCGCCTGGAATCGTTCTTCATAGCGGTGCTGCTTGAACCAAAGTGCGTTGCTAACAACATGCTCGGCGAGTGTAACATCGTCTCGCGGCCGTGCTCTACCTGGACGGCCTGAGCCGTCAAGGTTGTCGGCCTTGTTGAATATCAACAAGGCCTCTCCTGGCGACCGCTCGAACATGTATTCAACGAACGGGGTCGGGACGTTTTGGTTTGCAACCGTTCGCTCGCGAACGTACTCGAAATAGTCCCCGTAGTTCACCGGCCCGTTTTGCGAACTGGTGGGCCCGGCGTTGTCGTGACCTTGAAACCAGTCGCGAACAAATGAGCGAAGGTTTTTGTTCTCGGCATCAAGATACGGAGCAAGCATGCGAATCACCACGCTTGGCGGTATTTCGAGCGTTTGAAGAAGTCCCAACGCGATGAGCGGCTGCCCTTCGCCGGGGGCCGCCGCGTAAATGGCTATCTGCTTTACGATTTCATTCTTATCGGCGATTGCATCGTGTAGGCTCGCAACCCGTTCCCGCAAAGATGGATTCGACGGGGCCATTGCTTCGGCGACAAGTTGCAATTGTTCCTGAATAGGTTCTTCGGCCTGACTCACCAGAACATCAACGCTCGCATCCTGAGCGAGACTTGCCGAACACGATGCAACTATTATTGCGGCCGCTGCAAGTGAACGCATGGCAGACACCTATCTGTCTTGTAGTTGATTCAGTCTAGTAATAATCGTGTTCAGGACTGTTAAGTCATCGTCGATCGTGAAGTGAGTGAGTGCCGCAAGCACCGGGTCTGCTTGTGCTGTAAGTTCGCCCGTCTACACGTCCAAATTCTTCACATCCAGCGCGTGCTTCTGGATGAACTCGCGCCGCGGTTCGACGTTGTCGCCCATCAGCACGCGGAACAGTTCGTCGGCCCCGGCGGCGTCTTCCATGCGCACTTGCAGCAGGGTGCGGTTGGCCGGGTCGAGGGTCGTTTCGCGGAGTTCCTCGGCGTTCATTTCGCCCAGGCCCTTGAAGCGGGTGATCGTGAGCCCCTTCTGGCCCGCCTCGCGGATCGCGGCGGGGAGGCCGCGCAGGTCTTCGAGCCCCGACTCGCTCTCGCCGCGGCGCACCGCGTAGCGGCTCCCCTCTTCGCCGGTGCGCTCCTGGGGAATGAGCGACTCGATGCTGAACCCTTGGGCGGCCAAGTCCCCCAGCAGGGTGTTGATCGTGCGGACCTCGTGCAGCTCGATAATCCGCAGCCGCGGCGCCGCCGCGCCGTTGACGATCTCGGCGGAGGGGGGCGCCGCGCCGTCCGCGGCGGGGGTCGTCTCGTCGTCGGGCGTCTGGGCGGGAGAGCGGTCCAGACCGACCCCGGCGTCGACGCGCAGTTCGTGGCCCAGTTCCTGTTCCTTCGCCTTGACGAACTCGTCGAGCTGCTCGCGACCGACGAACCAATGGTCTTCGAGCCCGAGCATGACGTGGTACGCGGGCAGCTTGCCCGTGACAGGGTCTTGCCGCTCGGCGTGGATCCGCAGGCTGATGCCGCGGCGCTCGAGCGCCAGCAGGGCCTCTTCCATGGCCGCCAGCGTGCGGACGAGCTTGGTCATCCGTTCGCCCTCGATCAGTTCGCCGTTGCGAGGGTCAAAGATGCAGTCCCCCAGGCCCATGTCGAGCAGTTGGGTCTTCATCTCCTCGTCGGTCTGGACGTAGTAGGTCTGCTTCTTGTTGACGACCCGGAACAGCGGCGGCTGGGCGACGTAGACGTGCCCCCCTTTCACGAGGTCGTACATCTGCCGGTAGAAGAACGTGAGCAGCAACGTGCGGATGTGCGAGCCGTCGACGTCGGCGTCGGTCATGATGATGACGCGGCCGTAGCGGCGCTTGCTGAGATCCTGGTCGGCGCCGATGCCCGTGCCGACGGCCGAGATCATGCTGCGGACCTCCTCGTTGGCGAGCACCTTGTCCTCGCGCGATTTGTAGGCGTTGATGATCTTGCCCCGGAGGGGGAGGATCGCCTGGTACTCGCGCAGCCGGCCCCCTTCGGCGCTGCCGCCGGCCGAGTCGCCTTCCACGAGGTAGAGCTCGCACTTGTCGACGTCTTTGCTGGAGCAGTCGCGGAGCTTGCCGGGGAGCCCGCCGCTGGAGAGGGCGCCCTTGCGATCGCGGACCAGTTGCCGGGCCTTGCGGGCGCTCTCGCGCGCCTCGGCCGCGAGCAGGCCCTTTTTGACCATCGCCTTGGCGTTTTTGGGATTTTCTTCGAGATACTTCGCCAGGAATT from Pirellulales bacterium harbors:
- a CDS encoding DNA gyrase subunit B, with protein sequence MSEEQAKKKPSGNEEYGASDLEHLSDLEHVRERPSMYIGDTTARGLHHLVYEVVDNSIDEAMAGYATQVVVEVNADGSVTVEDDGRGIPVEKHEQLSEQMDREVSTLEGVMTVLKFGGKFSKGAYQTSGGLHGVGVTVVNFLSEWCEVEVSRAGHAYHQEYARGVPTSEVRRIGASDRRGTKTTFKPDPQIFQATKFVYGTLVKRLQELAFLNRGVKITIRDARNGESETFQYEQGIIEYVTWLNRASEPVHPDVLYMEAEQEGVTLEIALQYSGEYTENCHTYVNNINTHEGGTHLSGFRSALTRSLNNYGKKENLFKDLVPSGDDVREGLTAVISVRVPHPQFEGQTKTKLGNSEVEGIVNSLFGEFLAKYLEENPKNAKAMVKKGLLAAEARESARKARQLVRDRKGALSSGGLPGKLRDCSSKDVDKCELYLVEGDSAGGSAEGGRLREYQAILPLRGKIINAYKSREDKVLANEEVRSMISAVGTGIGADQDLSKRRYGRVIIMTDADVDGSHIRTLLLTFFYRQMYDLVKGGHVYVAQPPLFRVVNKKQTYYVQTDEEMKTQLLDMGLGDCIFDPRNGELIEGERMTKLVRTLAAMEEALLALERRGISLRIHAERQDPVTGKLPAYHVMLGLEDHWFVGREQLDEFVKAKEQELGHELRVDAGVGLDRSPAQTPDDETTPAADGAAPPSAEIVNGAAAPRLRIIELHEVRTINTLLGDLAAQGFSIESLIPQERTGEEGSRYAVRRGESESGLEDLRGLPAAIREAGQKGLTITRFKGLGEMNAEELRETTLDPANRTLLQVRMEDAAGADELFRVLMGDNVEPRREFIQKHALDVKNLDV
- a CDS encoding antibiotic biosynthesis monooxygenase — protein: MITVGMNYVVIEGKQADFEEKFAAVIDALNAAPGHASSTLWKDVANGASYLITSEWNDEQAFRDFVTSDAFRAVTNWGKEQILAGRPSHKVYKS